From Microbacterium pseudoresistens, the proteins below share one genomic window:
- a CDS encoding extracellular solute-binding protein has translation MAVVALASTALFSVMLAGCSSSRSNDQSDVAADGCDNDVYAQAGIDWQQYSGETITLSAQEHPWWNTVEPLIPCFEELTGITVDASVLGEDQYVSKIAVELSSGSSTPDVFMVNQFGQAAGSGWLEPLNEYLDDGAVTDADWYDFEDFFEGASDYGREDDKQLALPITAEAQMLFIRDDLVPDAPTTFDELVAAAEAANKDGVAGFGSRAVAAANQTPWPFGGFAFSSGGEYLDAAGTPQFASEANVQALTLYSELLTQYGPAGVSGWGFQENQQAMQQGTLAIWTDSSTFLGSLKDPEASQYAEEINAYPFPAGPSGVSSPNAWFWTIGMNSKSEHKDASWLFMQWATSAPVSEAGAENGASPARRAAWDSDGVSAMIGEDNAQRTKEALDSVDSTPLANAWKRDAWSQMSDPLARAINAAVTGGDPESELRSAQASAEKVAP, from the coding sequence GTGGCTGTCGTTGCCTTGGCGAGCACAGCACTGTTTTCGGTCATGCTTGCAGGTTGCTCGAGTTCACGTTCGAACGATCAGAGCGACGTTGCCGCTGACGGGTGTGACAACGACGTCTACGCTCAGGCGGGCATAGATTGGCAACAATACTCTGGTGAGACGATCACGTTGTCTGCGCAGGAGCACCCATGGTGGAATACAGTCGAGCCTCTGATTCCGTGCTTTGAAGAACTCACGGGGATCACCGTCGATGCTTCGGTCTTGGGCGAGGACCAGTACGTTTCCAAGATTGCTGTCGAGCTCTCGTCCGGTTCCTCGACCCCGGACGTATTCATGGTCAACCAGTTCGGTCAAGCTGCCGGTTCCGGCTGGCTCGAGCCGTTGAACGAGTACCTCGATGACGGCGCCGTCACAGACGCGGACTGGTATGACTTCGAGGACTTCTTCGAAGGGGCGTCGGACTACGGTCGCGAAGATGACAAGCAGCTCGCGCTACCCATCACGGCGGAAGCCCAGATGCTGTTCATCCGTGATGATCTGGTTCCGGATGCTCCGACGACCTTCGACGAACTGGTGGCTGCTGCCGAGGCGGCCAACAAGGATGGTGTGGCGGGATTCGGATCCCGAGCTGTTGCAGCGGCAAACCAGACGCCGTGGCCCTTCGGCGGGTTCGCATTTTCCTCAGGAGGGGAGTACTTGGACGCCGCCGGCACGCCGCAGTTCGCCTCTGAGGCGAACGTCCAAGCGCTGACGCTGTACTCCGAACTTCTCACGCAGTACGGTCCCGCAGGCGTGTCGGGATGGGGCTTCCAGGAGAACCAGCAGGCGATGCAGCAGGGCACTCTCGCGATCTGGACCGACTCCTCCACCTTCCTCGGAAGCCTGAAGGATCCTGAAGCGTCGCAGTATGCGGAAGAGATCAACGCCTACCCCTTCCCGGCGGGTCCGTCTGGAGTGAGTTCACCCAATGCCTGGTTCTGGACGATCGGGATGAACTCGAAGAGTGAGCACAAGGACGCCTCATGGCTCTTCATGCAGTGGGCCACGAGCGCCCCGGTGAGCGAAGCCGGCGCAGAGAACGGCGCATCGCCGGCGCGCCGCGCGGCGTGGGACAGCGACGGCGTCAGCGCGATGATCGGAGAAGACAACGCGCAGCGCACAAAGGAAGCGCTGGACTCTGTCGATTCGACGCCGTTGGCCAACGCGTGGAAGCGCGATGCGTGGAGCCAGATGTCCGATCCTCTTGCCCGTGCCATCAACGCAGCTGTCACCGGAGGGGACCCGGAGTCGGAGTTGCGTTCTGCTCAAGCCTCCGCTGAGAAGGTGGCACCCTGA
- a CDS encoding ABC transporter permease subunit, whose product MDTEVSSPTAPEPLRWSKTVRGSRRIAQGLAITPLATLLAVLTIIPTVYILVVSFTNAAATNPDTTFVAFDNYISLFADSAYWVTMLRTLLFVVAAVSIQVAVALALALAMAEIKRGGAFLRALILLPMAAAPIAMLFNWRQILNAAYGPVNYVLTSLGLPGPDWLGDPALALPTLIAVDTWQWTPFVFIILAGGLATIPHDVHEAASVDGASAWQRFSQITLPMLMPYVLVAVLFRTIDALKTFDSVQVLTSGGPGSATTMLNYSIFQQGISFLDFGKATASAVIFLLLCILLTNLLLKALTRKESV is encoded by the coding sequence GTGGACACAGAGGTCTCGAGTCCCACCGCCCCAGAACCGCTTCGTTGGTCGAAGACGGTGCGGGGGTCGAGACGGATCGCGCAGGGGCTGGCGATCACGCCGTTGGCGACGTTGCTGGCTGTGCTCACGATCATTCCGACCGTCTACATCCTGGTTGTGAGCTTCACGAACGCGGCCGCGACCAATCCGGACACGACGTTCGTAGCATTCGACAACTACATTTCTCTGTTTGCTGACTCTGCATATTGGGTCACGATGTTGCGCACGCTGCTGTTCGTGGTGGCTGCGGTATCGATCCAGGTGGCCGTCGCGCTCGCGCTGGCGCTCGCGATGGCCGAGATCAAGCGCGGTGGCGCGTTCCTGCGCGCGCTGATACTTCTGCCTATGGCGGCGGCACCGATCGCGATGCTCTTCAACTGGCGTCAGATACTCAACGCCGCATACGGGCCTGTGAACTACGTGCTCACGTCTCTGGGGCTGCCGGGTCCGGATTGGCTGGGGGATCCGGCACTCGCGCTGCCGACGCTCATCGCCGTAGACACCTGGCAGTGGACGCCCTTCGTCTTCATCATCCTCGCAGGAGGCCTCGCCACGATACCCCATGACGTGCACGAGGCCGCGTCGGTCGATGGAGCGAGTGCGTGGCAGCGATTCTCGCAGATCACGCTGCCGATGCTGATGCCATATGTACTCGTGGCGGTCTTGTTCCGCACGATCGATGCTCTCAAGACATTCGACAGCGTGCAGGTCCTGACCTCTGGAGGACCCGGGTCGGCGACAACCATGCTGAACTACTCAATTTTTCAACAAGGAATCAGCTTCCTCGACTTTGGAAAGGCTACGGCCTCGGCTGTCATCTTTCTGCTCCTGTGCATCCTGTTGACAAATCTTCTGTTGAAAGCGCTGACACGGAAGGAGAGCGTGTGA
- a CDS encoding ABC transporter permease subunit — protein MNSRSRSRITRVIGIAVFLLWTLVPVYWLVATSLKAPLETTRNPPVWIPSLDISAYTTALAEPQLVRGLFNSAVVAVGATAVSVLFGALAAYGVTHLAMRRMRNFEFWVLSSRMAPPVAVAIPFFLMFNGMHLNDTLIGLILAHIVLVVGIVCWILIESFRGLSPELLEASLVDGCGYGRAFRSVLLPLALPGIVAAASISFLLSWNDFFFALVLSGNNSATAPLAIYRAIGYNNIDLGQLAATSTIVLIPTVLVIGLFQRQLVSGLTMGAVKG, from the coding sequence GTGAACTCCCGGTCGCGTTCACGCATCACACGAGTGATAGGCATCGCGGTGTTCCTTCTGTGGACGCTCGTTCCCGTTTATTGGCTCGTGGCGACATCGCTCAAGGCCCCCTTGGAGACGACTCGGAATCCCCCCGTTTGGATTCCCTCACTCGACATCAGTGCGTACACCACGGCGCTTGCCGAGCCGCAGCTGGTGCGGGGGCTGTTCAACAGCGCAGTAGTGGCTGTTGGAGCAACCGCCGTCAGCGTCTTGTTCGGGGCGCTTGCAGCATACGGTGTCACTCATCTGGCCATGCGGCGGATGCGAAACTTCGAGTTCTGGGTGCTGTCCTCACGAATGGCGCCGCCGGTGGCCGTGGCGATCCCGTTCTTCCTCATGTTCAACGGGATGCACCTGAACGACACCCTCATCGGATTGATCTTGGCGCACATCGTGCTCGTTGTCGGAATCGTCTGCTGGATCCTTATCGAGAGTTTCCGCGGATTGTCGCCCGAACTGCTGGAAGCCTCTCTCGTGGACGGTTGTGGTTACGGCAGGGCGTTCCGCTCTGTTCTGCTTCCGTTGGCTTTGCCGGGCATCGTCGCTGCCGCGTCGATCTCATTCCTGCTTTCTTGGAATGACTTCTTCTTCGCGCTTGTGCTTTCAGGAAACAACTCGGCGACGGCGCCGCTCGCGATCTATCGGGCCATCGGCTACAACAACATCGATCTGGGTCAGCTGGCGGCGACATCAACCATCGTTCTGATTCCGACGGTGCTGGTGATCGGTTTGTTCCAGCGCCAGCTGGTCTCGGGCCTGACGATGGGAGCTGTCAAGGGATGA
- a CDS encoding alcohol dehydrogenase catalytic domain-containing protein, with translation MMKAILMPGDRRIDIVERQTPDVGTGEVLLEMKAAGLCGSDLHMQFQPPHEQRYGSFYGLKTDPDIVPGHEAAGVVVEVGPGVIGLKVGDRVAVHHMGGCGHCEQCRRGWDINCPNKWGIYGLNVPGAMQDYMVVRARDCVIVPDEISLSEACYYSCGAGTGFLALRRGDFGLGDTVAVVGLGPVGLAAGYFAARSGAVVVGYDTQNARNEFAMSLGFSAAINPLHDDDGVLQEVTRGRGADVVVEATGKTAGRETALDAAALFGRVVCVGFTDEISSVHLQRGVLQKQVDVRGSWMFPIHELERMMNSMALQGTSIEPLIASTYSLDQGQEAWNAFDKGALGKTVIAW, from the coding sequence ATGATGAAAGCGATTCTGATGCCGGGCGATCGCCGCATCGACATTGTGGAACGGCAGACTCCTGATGTCGGAACCGGCGAAGTTCTCCTCGAGATGAAGGCTGCGGGACTGTGCGGGAGCGACTTGCACATGCAGTTTCAGCCCCCGCACGAGCAGCGTTACGGAAGTTTTTACGGACTGAAGACGGACCCGGATATCGTCCCGGGGCACGAGGCCGCCGGAGTCGTGGTGGAAGTCGGCCCGGGTGTCATCGGGCTGAAAGTCGGCGACCGTGTTGCTGTGCATCACATGGGCGGCTGTGGCCACTGCGAGCAGTGCCGACGCGGGTGGGATATCAACTGCCCGAACAAATGGGGAATATACGGGCTGAATGTGCCTGGTGCGATGCAGGACTACATGGTCGTGCGGGCACGCGATTGTGTGATCGTGCCGGACGAGATCTCGCTATCGGAGGCCTGCTACTACTCGTGCGGTGCCGGCACGGGATTTCTTGCACTGCGACGCGGAGACTTCGGTCTCGGCGACACCGTGGCGGTTGTCGGGCTCGGTCCGGTCGGCCTTGCCGCCGGCTACTTCGCCGCACGTTCCGGTGCCGTCGTCGTGGGATATGACACGCAGAACGCGCGCAACGAGTTTGCGATGTCGCTGGGATTCAGCGCTGCGATCAACCCTCTGCACGACGATGATGGAGTACTCCAGGAGGTGACTCGTGGTCGTGGCGCAGACGTTGTCGTCGAGGCTACAGGCAAGACGGCCGGACGCGAGACCGCGCTTGATGCGGCGGCCCTGTTCGGTCGTGTCGTCTGTGTCGGGTTCACCGATGAGATCAGTTCTGTGCACCTGCAGCGCGGGGTACTGCAGAAGCAGGTCGACGTCCGCGGTTCGTGGATGTTCCCCATCCATGAACTCGAGCGAATGATGAATTCGATGGCGCTGCAAGGTACATCGATCGAGCCTCTGATCGCGTCGACGTACTCGCTCGATCAAGGTCAAGAAGCGTGGAACGCTTTCGACAAGGGCGCGCTGGGAAAGACCGTCATCGCCTGGTGA
- a CDS encoding class I mannose-6-phosphate isomerase has translation MTTPISDMHDGRTERGRYDTQPTVPLPGGERILRGPAAWRAAAETATVLLVDTYPGVDIPALTAQLQESLPDWTVVNVEDAAHPVAEVEQLIASNLTDDRVFGVMSHFTLTDFYDDAKLDELASTIADRTLVIGWGAALLADRVEEKTSTVLVDMARWEIQLRLRAGATNWRADNSGEDILRKYKRGFFVEWRVADRHKRSLFDTVDFVVDGNAIAPAEPHPDSPDAGMITGEAFRTALRDAATRPFRVVPFFDPGVWGGQWMKSLIGLDPSKDNYAWCFDCVPEENSLLLAGDGGVIEIPSLDLVSARPVELLGAKTFARFGAEFPIRFDFLDTMDGGNLSLQVHPLTDYIQNTFGMPYTQDESYYLLDAADDAVVYLGTKNGIDQDAMLADLATAQQGETPFPAEKYINSFPARKHDHFAIPAGTIHCSGANSMVLEISATPFIFTFKLWDWGRVGLDGIPRPVHLDHGSRNIQWDRDTDWVNENLIGQVETISNDGGTIEERTGLHALEFIETRRHWFAQSADHDTDGTVNVINLVEGDEARVVSPTGAFEPYVVHYAETFIVPASVGRYRIERTERTRSERLATIKAYVRGSRTSDD, from the coding sequence TTGACCACCCCGATCAGCGACATGCACGACGGACGCACCGAACGCGGTCGCTACGACACCCAGCCCACCGTGCCGCTCCCCGGCGGTGAGCGCATCCTCCGCGGACCCGCTGCGTGGCGGGCCGCCGCCGAGACCGCGACCGTTCTGCTCGTCGACACCTATCCCGGCGTCGACATCCCGGCGCTCACGGCACAGCTCCAGGAGTCCTTGCCCGACTGGACGGTGGTGAACGTCGAGGATGCCGCGCACCCGGTCGCCGAGGTAGAGCAGCTGATCGCCTCGAATCTCACGGACGACCGCGTCTTCGGCGTCATGAGCCACTTCACCCTCACCGACTTCTACGACGACGCGAAACTCGACGAGCTGGCATCCACCATCGCCGACAGGACGCTCGTGATCGGGTGGGGCGCCGCTCTGCTCGCCGATCGCGTCGAGGAGAAGACCTCGACCGTCCTGGTCGACATGGCCCGCTGGGAGATCCAGTTGCGTCTGCGCGCCGGGGCGACGAACTGGCGAGCCGACAACTCGGGCGAAGACATCCTCCGCAAGTACAAGCGCGGGTTCTTCGTCGAGTGGCGCGTCGCCGACCGGCACAAGCGCTCCCTCTTCGACACCGTCGACTTCGTCGTCGACGGCAACGCGATCGCTCCAGCAGAGCCCCACCCCGATTCCCCCGACGCCGGCATGATCACCGGTGAGGCGTTCCGCACCGCGCTTCGGGATGCCGCCACTCGCCCCTTCCGCGTCGTGCCGTTCTTCGACCCTGGAGTGTGGGGCGGCCAGTGGATGAAGTCGCTCATCGGCCTCGACCCGTCCAAGGACAACTACGCCTGGTGCTTCGACTGCGTGCCCGAGGAGAACTCGCTGCTCCTGGCGGGCGACGGCGGGGTCATCGAGATCCCGTCGCTCGACCTCGTGTCCGCCAGGCCCGTCGAGTTGCTCGGCGCCAAGACCTTCGCGCGATTCGGCGCCGAGTTCCCGATCCGCTTCGACTTCCTGGACACCATGGACGGCGGCAACCTCAGCCTGCAGGTGCATCCGCTCACCGACTACATCCAGAACACGTTCGGCATGCCGTACACGCAGGACGAGAGCTACTATCTGCTGGATGCCGCTGACGATGCGGTGGTCTACCTCGGCACGAAGAACGGCATCGATCAAGACGCGATGCTCGCCGACCTCGCCACCGCACAACAGGGTGAGACGCCCTTCCCCGCCGAGAAGTACATCAACTCCTTCCCGGCTCGCAAGCACGACCACTTCGCCATCCCGGCCGGCACGATCCACTGCTCGGGCGCGAACTCGATGGTACTCGAGATCTCGGCGACGCCGTTCATCTTCACGTTCAAGCTGTGGGACTGGGGTCGGGTCGGACTCGACGGCATCCCGCGCCCGGTGCATCTCGATCACGGTTCTCGCAACATCCAGTGGGATCGCGACACCGACTGGGTGAACGAGAACCTTATCGGCCAGGTCGAGACGATCAGCAACGACGGCGGCACGATCGAGGAGCGCACCGGCCTGCACGCGCTCGAGTTCATCGAGACGCGCCGCCACTGGTTCGCCCAGAGCGCCGATCACGACACCGACGGCACCGTCAACGTCATCAACCTCGTGGAGGGTGACGAGGCTCGGGTGGTGAGCCCGACAGGGGCGTTCGAACCCTACGTCGTCCACTACGCCGAGACGTTCATCGTTCCGGCATCCGTCGGCCGCTACCGGATCGAACGGACCGAGCGGACCCGCAGCGAGCGCCTCGCCACCATCAAGGCCTATGTACGAGGGTCGCGCACGAGCGACGACTGA
- a CDS encoding ROK family protein: MELCVDFGGTEIKLAVIEGAGIMASGTIPVTGSTADLDAAATASLALIDGADVTPTAVGIAVPGVVDPATGLMLHANDKYDFLEGFDLHSWAQDELGLPAVVENDARAALIGETSTGSASGERDAVLVTLGTGIGTAAIIDGVPLRGVTGHAGILGGHVTTDIHGPTCPCGNVGCGEALASSWALQQGTVKDLFESDERAEIRDEFLRVWGTTVVTLCHMYDPTVVILSGGILRAGDAVRYPIEDHVREHLWPSMTAPRFIVPPEPEYSVARGLSTLARQAHPTTAIDQETH, from the coding sequence ATGGAGCTGTGCGTCGACTTCGGTGGCACCGAGATCAAGCTCGCCGTCATCGAGGGCGCCGGCATCATGGCATCAGGCACCATCCCCGTCACCGGCAGCACCGCCGACCTCGATGCGGCCGCCACGGCATCGCTCGCGCTGATCGACGGCGCCGACGTCACGCCGACCGCGGTCGGCATCGCCGTTCCCGGCGTCGTCGACCCGGCGACGGGGCTCATGCTGCACGCCAACGACAAGTACGACTTCCTCGAGGGCTTCGACCTGCATTCGTGGGCACAGGACGAACTCGGCCTCCCGGCAGTCGTCGAGAACGACGCACGAGCGGCGCTCATCGGCGAGACATCCACGGGGTCGGCCTCCGGCGAGCGCGACGCCGTGCTGGTCACCCTCGGAACCGGCATCGGCACCGCCGCGATAATCGACGGCGTCCCGCTGCGCGGCGTCACCGGTCATGCCGGCATCCTCGGCGGACACGTCACGACCGACATCCACGGGCCGACCTGCCCGTGCGGGAACGTCGGGTGCGGAGAGGCGCTGGCATCGAGCTGGGCGCTCCAGCAGGGAACGGTCAAGGACCTGTTCGAGTCCGACGAGCGTGCCGAGATCCGCGACGAGTTCCTACGGGTCTGGGGCACGACAGTCGTCACGCTCTGCCACATGTACGACCCGACCGTCGTCATCCTCTCCGGCGGCATCCTGCGCGCCGGCGACGCGGTCCGCTACCCGATCGAGGACCACGTGCGCGAGCACCTCTGGCCGTCGATGACCGCGCCGCGCTTCATCGTCCCGCCCGAACCCGAGTACTCCGTCGCCCGGGGGCTGAGCACCCTCGCCCGCCAGGCGCATCCGACGACCGCCATAGACCAGGAGACGCATTGA
- a CDS encoding LacI family DNA-binding transcriptional regulator, with protein sequence MSARAHRPTIKEVAQHAGVSPMTVSRTLSGGLNVKPDVQERVLAAVADLGYHRNENARSIRPGHSSGLIGVAITNIANPYYSTFALGVEEEAALTGRRILLGNTSEDADRENALVSDFLGRRVEGLIVVPASTDADHLAASQQQGVPVVQASRRIDGLDADTVVLADDDGAHRGASALIDAGHTRIGYLGNTLSIFTGRRRHAGFVRALEERGIPLDPALIAAGQQTVDQAREATRAMLRMKNPPTALFCANNRNAIGALKEINRQLGSGIKPVSEYPEIMSFDDFELAELSPVPISVIDHDPRELGRTAARLLLDRLDASGDGGEAREVELPVQLRMHLR encoded by the coding sequence ATGAGCGCACGGGCACACCGCCCGACCATCAAGGAGGTCGCGCAGCACGCCGGCGTGAGCCCGATGACCGTCTCGCGCACGCTCTCGGGCGGTCTCAACGTCAAGCCCGATGTGCAGGAGCGCGTCCTCGCCGCCGTCGCCGACCTCGGCTATCACCGCAATGAGAACGCGCGCAGCATCCGACCGGGGCACTCCAGCGGGCTCATCGGCGTCGCCATCACAAACATCGCCAACCCGTACTACAGCACCTTCGCGCTCGGCGTCGAAGAGGAGGCGGCGCTGACCGGCCGGCGCATCCTGCTCGGAAACACCTCGGAGGACGCCGACCGCGAGAACGCCCTCGTGAGCGACTTCCTCGGGAGACGGGTCGAGGGGCTCATCGTCGTCCCGGCAAGCACGGACGCCGACCACCTCGCCGCCTCGCAGCAGCAGGGCGTCCCTGTCGTGCAGGCGTCGCGGCGCATCGACGGGCTGGATGCCGACACTGTCGTCCTCGCCGACGACGACGGCGCGCATCGCGGAGCTAGTGCACTCATCGACGCCGGCCACACGCGCATCGGATACCTCGGCAACACGCTCTCGATCTTCACCGGACGCCGTCGGCACGCCGGATTCGTCCGCGCTCTCGAGGAACGCGGCATCCCGCTCGATCCGGCGCTCATCGCCGCCGGACAGCAGACCGTCGATCAGGCCCGCGAAGCCACCAGGGCGATGCTGCGTATGAAGAACCCGCCGACTGCGCTGTTCTGCGCCAACAACCGCAACGCCATCGGCGCACTCAAGGAGATCAACAGGCAGCTCGGCTCGGGGATCAAGCCGGTGTCGGAGTATCCCGAGATCATGAGCTTCGACGACTTCGAGCTCGCCGAGCTCTCGCCCGTGCCGATCAGCGTCATCGATCACGACCCGCGGGAACTGGGGCGGACGGCTGCACGACTGCTGCTGGACAGGCTGGATGCCTCAGGAGACGGCGGCGAAGCCCGCGAAGTCGAGCTCCCCGTGCAGCTGCGGATGCATCTGCGGTAG
- a CDS encoding DUF4185 domain-containing protein, with product MRGARRGSAAAGLAVMLIATGCAAGESADQLAPPSPLPGAAFTAAVADAPTVASFSDGDLWPNCWSDDDALYTANGDGAGFGGEFSDIVMNRVTGSPYEDDLEGEVLALGDDLGQVWSGDGFTRKPTGMLCIDGAIYLAVQDLAADFNQAPAATIARSDDHGKSWSWDEAAPMFDGGVFTTVWFADYGQDAATAPDPAYAYAYGLDGNWRDSFSDVVPDPTELFLARVPVKSVQDASTWQFYAGEPGDDEATWTDDIGAKRPVLVDERRRHPRDSTAQKGTYDLSVLSQGGVTYLPKRDRYLYTSWTEFTFEFYESPEPWGPWTLFLSEDFGEYPWDAERIGGYGTTIPSKYVSDDERTLWVCSPMSAPVLPQASPRTGSGCASCRSTVLRGDVEHRPPRRAERRGRSCPGQGRCGTRRR from the coding sequence GTGCGGGGTGCGCGACGCGGGTCGGCCGCCGCCGGGCTCGCCGTCATGCTGATCGCGACGGGATGCGCAGCGGGCGAGAGTGCTGATCAGCTCGCTCCGCCCTCACCTCTTCCCGGTGCTGCCTTCACAGCGGCAGTGGCCGATGCGCCGACCGTGGCCAGTTTCTCCGACGGCGATCTGTGGCCCAACTGCTGGTCCGATGACGACGCGCTCTACACGGCGAACGGCGACGGCGCGGGTTTCGGCGGCGAATTCAGCGACATCGTCATGAACCGCGTCACAGGGAGTCCGTATGAGGACGACCTCGAGGGCGAGGTGCTCGCCCTCGGCGATGATCTCGGCCAGGTCTGGTCCGGCGACGGGTTCACTCGAAAGCCGACCGGGATGCTGTGCATCGACGGGGCGATCTATCTCGCGGTGCAGGACCTCGCCGCCGACTTCAACCAGGCGCCGGCGGCCACCATCGCCCGCAGCGATGACCACGGAAAGTCCTGGTCCTGGGATGAGGCGGCGCCGATGTTCGATGGCGGCGTGTTCACCACCGTCTGGTTCGCGGACTACGGGCAGGATGCAGCGACGGCGCCCGATCCGGCGTACGCCTACGCCTACGGACTGGATGGCAACTGGCGCGACTCCTTCTCCGACGTCGTCCCCGATCCCACCGAGCTCTTCCTTGCCCGCGTCCCGGTGAAGTCCGTGCAGGATGCGTCGACGTGGCAGTTCTACGCCGGCGAGCCCGGCGACGACGAGGCCACCTGGACCGACGACATCGGCGCGAAACGCCCCGTCCTCGTCGATGAGCGTCGCCGGCATCCCCGTGATTCGACCGCCCAGAAGGGCACGTACGACCTGAGCGTCCTCTCCCAGGGCGGCGTCACGTATCTGCCGAAGCGGGATCGCTACCTCTACACCTCGTGGACGGAGTTCACCTTCGAGTTCTACGAGTCGCCTGAGCCCTGGGGTCCGTGGACGCTGTTCCTCTCCGAGGACTTCGGCGAGTATCCGTGGGATGCCGAACGCATCGGCGGCTACGGCACGACGATCCCGTCGAAATACGTCTCCGATGATGAGCGCACGCTGTGGGTGTGCAGTCCAATGTCTGCCCCTGTGCTCCCGCAGGCGTCACCTCGTACTGGTTCGGGCTGCGCGAGCTGTCGCTCGACGGTGCTCCGGGGTGACGTCGAGCACCGGCCCCCGCGGCGTGCGGAACGGAGAGGTCGAAGCTGCCCTGGGCAAGGTCGATGCGGCACTCGCCGCCGATGA
- a CDS encoding glycoside hydrolase family 172 protein has product MSLPSSDLASLSALRTVQTRSISPENFDGSVGGGGRATEGTGADCARDLGPGWKISPSVDIKAGETFELASIEGAGKITHIWITTHTDNWRTLLLRAYWDGSEEPAVEVPYGDFFCNGWGVFAQVNSQAIAANPHGGFNSYWPMPFREGARLTIENTSVVDVRVYYQVTYEIGGDYSNDGYFHAQWRRSNPLEDKTPHVILEGIEGQGQYVGTYIAWGVNSNGWWGEGEIKFYLDGDTDYPTIAGTGTEDYFGGAWNFDIPGEGYTAFSTPYLGMPQVIRPDGLYVSQQRFGMYRWHLLDPIHFATGIPKVDIQALGWRSGWRYLPLRDDIASTAMFYLDRPTARRPKTPTPDELEVHLGTAPVPDIGATPPREPRS; this is encoded by the coding sequence ATGAGCCTTCCCTCTTCCGACCTCGCCTCGCTGTCTGCCCTGCGCACCGTGCAGACCCGATCCATCTCTCCGGAGAACTTCGACGGCTCCGTCGGAGGCGGCGGGCGCGCCACCGAGGGCACGGGCGCCGACTGCGCGCGTGATCTGGGCCCGGGGTGGAAGATCTCGCCCAGCGTCGACATCAAGGCGGGCGAGACGTTCGAGCTGGCGTCCATCGAGGGCGCCGGCAAGATCACGCACATCTGGATCACGACGCACACCGACAACTGGCGCACGCTGCTGCTGCGCGCGTACTGGGACGGCTCCGAGGAGCCCGCCGTCGAGGTGCCCTACGGCGACTTCTTCTGCAACGGCTGGGGCGTGTTCGCGCAGGTGAACTCGCAGGCCATCGCCGCCAACCCGCACGGCGGTTTCAACTCATACTGGCCCATGCCGTTCCGCGAGGGCGCGCGCCTGACGATCGAGAACACCTCCGTCGTCGACGTGCGGGTGTACTACCAGGTCACGTACGAGATCGGCGGGGACTACTCGAACGACGGGTACTTCCACGCGCAGTGGCGTCGCTCCAATCCCCTCGAGGACAAGACTCCGCACGTGATCCTGGAGGGCATCGAGGGGCAGGGACAGTACGTCGGCACCTACATCGCCTGGGGTGTGAACTCCAACGGGTGGTGGGGCGAAGGCGAGATCAAGTTCTACCTCGACGGCGACACCGACTACCCGACCATCGCGGGCACCGGCACCGAGGACTACTTCGGCGGTGCGTGGAACTTCGATATTCCCGGCGAGGGATATACGGCTTTCTCGACGCCGTATCTCGGGATGCCGCAGGTGATCCGCCCCGACGGGCTGTACGTGAGCCAGCAGCGCTTCGGCATGTACCGCTGGCACCTGCTCGACCCGATCCACTTCGCCACCGGCATCCCCAAGGTCGACATCCAGGCGCTCGGGTGGCGCAGCGGATGGCGCTACCTGCCCCTGCGCGACGACATCGCCTCGACCGCCATGTTCTACCTCGATCGTCCCACCGCCCGGCGCCCCAAGACACCGACGCCGGACGAACTGGAGGTGCACCTAGGAACCGCTCCGGTTCCTGACATCGGCGCCACGCCGCCGCGCGAACCGCGGAGCTGA